The DNA segment ATGGCATGACGATTGAGGCatatagcctatatttaacaGCATGTGCATGGGCCCAAAGGCTGTAGGCTATCGGCTCTAATGATATGTAACAAAACGATTAACAGGAACATTGTTGGTCCAATATAAAAAGGCGTAGATTTATGTTTTCACCATATTGTCGTCGTTTATTCGAAGTGTTATCATTTTTGTCAATGTTTTGTACATACTACCAACTTGTccactttgttgtgtttttcttttaGGTATCAGTTTGCACGTTGATACACTCACAGATCATTCTTGTTCAGCGGAATCggatggagagaaggtgaaCTCCAGGATAGGAGACGTGGCTTGCGAGTCTGGATCAGATACGAAGGACAAATGCGAGGATGAAGATCACGATATAGAAAATGATGAACGCCATCGAGGCCTGTCACCGAAGccggtgacatcatcacccttgACAGGAGTGGAAGCTCCGATTCTGAATCACCATCATCGGGAAGACTCCCGAAACAGCAACAAATCATGCATTGACAATAGAATTTCTTCAGTTCCACAGAGTCAGACCGTTAAACCCAAATTGTGGTCATTAGCAGAGATTGCCACCTCGGACCACAAGCAGCACCTGGGGCAAAACTGTCCCTCGAGCGCTGGCCTTCTGAACTCCACCACTTCAACGACGTCCCCAGCCGGCGCTGTGTACCCTGCGTCCTCCATCTTGGGAAGACCTATTTATTACACATCTCCTTTTTATAGTAATTACACAAACTATGGCAACTTCAGCCCGTTGCAGGGCCAAGGGATTCTGCGGTATAATTCGTCTGGagcggctgctgcagcagtcGCCGCAGCTGCGAATGAGGGACTCACTCAGTCGGTTCTTGAAGCAAGCTCCATGCACAAACAACAGAGCAATGACTCTTTCATTAAAAGTATCTCAAACCAGATTGATCAACAATTCAGACCCTCAAATTTAGAGTCAAAGAAAGGTACGTAACAATGCAGCAAACAATATTTCCCTTTTTTGTGCAATTCATTTCGAATAGAATTCACTTCATTTATGCATTTCTGATTAAGCATTTTTCAGTTCCCCATGCACGAAATCAAGTAGGCTATTCGATATTCTGACCTTAATTTATTTGTGGAGGGTATTTCACAGTGTAAacacagtagcctagcctatagtTGCACAGGCCTCATTTATTGTAATCATTCAGCAACGTGtacatgcgcgcgcacacacacacacacacacacacacgcacacacacacacgcacactggaaGTCAATCTGGCCTGTTATGAGAGTGCAGTAGCTATATAGAGAAATGTTGCCATAACACTAAATAGGGATTCTATTTTTGACAAGACCCCCGATATGTGCACAATAGGAACGCAGCCTCATATAACATTTATTAAGATACATCACGTAAGTTAGCTTCCAGTAATGGTGTTGTTGTGTGCATCTGCATTGCTTCAACCATTGACTAATGGTCATTCGACTGCAAGTTGCGCACGTACAGTAGCCTATGTTATCGGCAGGACACTGTTCTGAGAACAAGAAAAAGTAGgagcaaacttttttctgtttcggGGGTTTACTATATGGACTTAAATAGGTTATGTTCCCTTGGTCTACAGGTAGGTGTCACAATTGCTTTGAATAAAGCAAGCAAGCCATCACTTCTCCACCCCATTCACCCCTAACCTTTTCTCTAAACTGGAACGCAACTCGTGCCACCGTTGACAAGAAGACTGCTGCGCACTAGAACGTCTCATTCCTCAGTGACTAAATAACCAGTGTGATAACATAAACACGAATTATTTGTATAATTTAAATTTCGTTTTTATGAAATGTGAATATGCTGGTTCAGTCCAATGTAGTTAAAGTGATTTTGGAAGACATGTTATTTCTCAGGATTTTCAGTTTGTTTCTTCGCCACGGTATGGTAGCCTATACTTTAAGTGTGAAAATGATTTGGCCTTCTGTAAACCCGTAATTTGTAAAGAGATGTCTAACGTATAAGGCGACCGAACATATTAACTTGAGGACTTAAGTGGAATACATttgatatttatttttttaatgatgGCAAATGCCTATAATTTATGCAAGTTGTATTGCAATGTAAACTGAACTtgtttgtaaatgcattgacaaTTTTTATTTGAAACGCATTTGAAAGTTAAACAATCTTGTTAACAAGAGTACTTTACTAATTTATATCTCTGATTGTAAATTAAAAACGCGCTAGTGTGTACTGGCGAGGTAGTGCTATCTATTATTCAAAGGAAAACAAATTAAACCGTTTTCCTCCGTATATCTAACTCTGAGACTCATTCATTCCTTTATTACCAGCCTGCTAATGAACTGTTTGATCAAAACATGTGAATGAAGGTGAAAACACTGTGACATTTTTACACATAACCTCGGCTATTCTGTGCTTTATTCACCGACACTGATGGATATAATGTAGCTTGGTTTTgccatcatttttttttttcactatgATTAATACAGCCATAGGATGCAAGCCTTGTAAGTTCCCAGCGGGGTGATCCCGCGAGCTTTTGGCTTAGCTCTGAACGGTCAGTCGGGGTTCATTATAGGCGATATTGAACAATCCATAAAACCCTATCTTCACATCTGCCAGGGCCAATGGAGTGTGAGATGTGGCTAATCGCACCGCGTTTTCTTTGTTCTTCATTTGTGTAAATTATAAAAGTTTTCACACAGTGACTAAGTCACAATAACATTGGATACATTagcatattattattaatatgctaatattaataatatattattagcatattattattaatatgctaataataataacaactacAATATTAACAAACACATAggtattgttgttattattaaagCCTAATTGCTGTCCTGATTGGCTACATTAGTTAGCCTGATGAAAAGTTAGATTTAGCAGCAGGGTTGGTTTTAATATTATTAAAATGAGCTAACTGAGGTTAGGCATAGCTACCATTTAAATGATGGTGAATATATTTAAGGGTATTTACTAATagtcataataataatagtaaaagcAAGTTTGCACGAGTCAGAATCGATGTGTTAGTGGTGCATCAACGCATTGCACTGATGGGTGAATAATCTTATTTAGCCAACCTCCAATGGGCTATCGAGTATCGTTGTCTGAAAATACACGTATATAGGCTATGTATAAAACATAATAAGGGCAACATCAATGCGATATTCCAAGAAATAGGTGTAGCAAAGCGGGCTGCCATGGTCATCGCAACTTTCGAGGTGGCAAAGAGCCATGTTTTTTACGTGACATTTGAGGGGAATGTTACTAAAATCTCCAGAGACTACTTCACCTTAGTTTCCTTTTCGGCTCAAACATCCCTCTATTTCGGTCGCTTTAGAGAAGCAGTCAGACAAGGCCTTCTACAGCAATCCACGGGCTTTCATTAGAGTTGATTTATTGAAATTCAGGCTTTAATCTCAGGTGGGCTCCCCTGGGAACAACCACTGTTGTCAAATAGCACCAGAGGCGGTTTCCTTCATAGGCTctgcctctttcctctcttgaaatgtcaacatttGTTCTCAATAAAAAGAAGTTATTGTTTCTGTAAAACTGCTCTGCCGCCGCCTTTGAAAACATGAAAAGGGATTTCACCCACCTCTGTTTGATTAAGGGCAAAGTCAGGTGAGACACCCCAGCGTGCCCGCACAGCAAACAAAAGGTCGTTCAACCTTTTTGATAAGTCATTGAGAATGTAAGTCGTAATGAGACACAATTACTAGGCAGAGACTAATTTATTTTCTtattatatgtatttatttatgtatttgtttgtttatttatttatttatgtaccaAAGGtctatagtaaaaaaaaaaaaacataatgtaCTGTATAACAAGTTATGAATTACCGAAATTCGGAGTATCAATGGGGAGCCAATCAACGAATGCTTAGGTCGTCTTCAATAAGTACAGTGGTCGGTGTCAGATAAATGGATGGCTTATGTCCTTGATTGAAAGCCTCTCAGGGAGGCGAACCCCTTATCGTAGATCATATAAGTAGTTCATATGCAGATAATTCATGAGATTCACTTCATCCATCTCTTATCTGCTATCACTGTTTCAGTCTAATCTCTGAAGCACACCTGCAGTTCTTTAAGTTGAAGTTTAATTATGTGGAAAGTTTTATTATTTGCTGTATCAAACTAAATAAACATTTAGTGCAAGTGATACATTTAAGACCATTTCTATTTCACTAAAGCTTATACAAGCAAGCTTGAATGTTGTAAATGTGTAAGAATAACATAAGGgtataattaaaaaaaaggttttaatcATTGCCATGATACATTAGGCCGACATGTTAATATTAGTACCTTCACCACATTCTTACCAGacttaaaaataatttatactTTTTATATTGTGGtgcaaaatgtaaatattgtgtgtgtgtttgcgtgcatatctgtgagtgtgtgtgcgtgcgtgctcgtgtgtgtgtgtgaacatgtataCGTGTGATTGAGGCTGATTATTTTCACAACCTTGATCTCCCATTAAGGTGAGGTCATAAATAATCTGttggaagaaagaaaagaatgaaCAAATAGAGTACAGGTGGGTTTAATAAAGCACATCAAAGTGGGAAGGCCCCTCCAAGTGAGCCAGGGGCCTGTCCCCTCATAAACGTGTCAGAGGAGATGTTCTCTACTCCCGCTGATCAAGGAGAAACGACAGCCAAAACTTTCTAACTCAGACGTCCACACCAGAATCGAAATAAGATCATTAAGACCCTGTGCTTAGCTTCCACAATTTAATTGACAGTTATGGTTTATGCCTGCTAAATGAAGATGATGTTAAAGGtcgtgtctcaaacaggctGACACTGGAAGAAAAGGACATTTTTGatgtaaagtttttttttgtaaagaaTGAAAACAAATGTGTTGTTATACTAATACTATTTAACTTAAAGATAACCCGTGTTGGCCTTTGTTCGgacatttgtgtgtgcatttgtgtctgCATATGTGTTTGGAAGGGATGGTTGTTGTACTTATTTAGTTTTCTATTTCACCTGTGCCATAATTACCATAGTCAGAGTTAATAGGTTAACTACACTGCATCTTCCTGAAGTCCATCATTCCAGGCGTTTGCTACATGAAAATCCTAACATAAAGGCTAAGAAAATATAATTGGACACAGGTCATTAACTCTTTTCTAAATGGCTGTTGGACAACACAAGCACTGTCAGAAGACTACATATTACAGAACTTTAACGTTCATTATATGATCAAGCCGGGATGTCCCAGTATTGACTGCACTGTGagcagtgtgggtgtgggtTCAGGGGATTTTTAATAACGTCATGTTTGTCCTCCGTCCGGCCATGTAACTCAATATCCTGAAACATCATTGCCAAATTTGAAACAAAGTCAAGTATTTTTGTTCATTTCTCAGGCAGCTAATGATAGCAACTACTGCAATGTACTTTCGCAATGTGCCACTGTTGATGTGCAAACCTTCATAATTGCTTTAGAATATTGATGCTGTGCGGTGTAGGTCTTAAGTTCCTATTATATAAGGGATACCTTGTGTAAAACTTAACAACCATACAAAAATGCACAGTAGCAAATGAAGGCGCTATGTGAGAGTTTGGAATCTCTAGTAATCTCTAAAGCTCTTTTACCAACACCGTCAACGGCTCTAAAACTGACAGATAGGCTAACTCTCTGTGAGGTGACTTCAGACGTAAATACACCATGCTGTAATGACCTACATGAACATGAAACACAACGACTGCTGATACGCCATTAACACTGTAAGCAGTTCCTCACCATTAGACCCAATtgcagtcagtcagtctctctctctctctctctctctctctctctctctctctctctctctctctctctctctctctctctctctctctctctctctctctctctctttctctctcacacacacacacacacacacacacacaaacccacacacacacacttctcccctcgaccgctctctcttttctgcgTCGCACATTCTGTCATGCTTTGCAGGCAAACTCAATATCCCCTGAAGAACTTCCtcaagagcgagagaggaaaaaaagaccCCTGGCACCAACCATTACTGAGAGCATCAGCTGAAGAAACCCCTCATAGCAGAGTGTATCCACACTAATTAAGATTCTCTTCAGCAGCCCAGAAAAAGAATGCTAATATCACCTGCTTTGACTGGGAACACATAGGTGGAAAGGGACCAGAGCAGTAAAAACAAAGTCTTGCATTTTAAAGGGCATGCTCAGATGACCGATACCATCTCCAGCTTCCCTCTCTACCCAATGTTGGCCCCAAAGCCTTTTACAATGTCATTAGCTCAAATGACTGCCATGATTCCTCTGCAGCCTTCCCTGGCCGTGCAGCAAGCTGGACTCACCAGGCTACTGTGAAGCTCTGAGAGAAGCCCAATACCCTGGAAGGGGATCAGAACAGCATTAACCTgctatctctccctctgaatTTGCTGCTTGTTCCTTGCTGCCTGGATAAATACAGCCTCAGATTCAACAGGACGATAAGGATCATCGGCATCTCCTGACAAAATCCCCGGCAGGATTGTTGACCCTTTTGAAAGTTTCAACTGGTTTGCTTACGTTGAAGTTTTACATGAGTAAGTCAAGTTTTCACAAGCCTCAAGGAGATGGATTTAATGATTGGCCATTCATCCAAGGCCTTCGGAATCCTACAAGTCCCAGACTCCCCCGGTGCCTCAGTGTGTTtcagcctcctcttcctgctgaccTACTAACAAGGAAGGCAAGTCGCATGTCCCCCCTTCTGGCTGAGGCCTAACAGCATGACAG comes from the Osmerus eperlanus chromosome 7, fOsmEpe2.1, whole genome shotgun sequence genome and includes:
- the irx2a gene encoding iroquois-class homeodomain protein IRX-2a: MSYPQGYLYQPPGSLALYSCPAYGASALAAPRNEELARSSSGSAFSPYAGSAAFTASASGFSSPLPYSTDPTTGFPSYMGSPYDAHTTGMAGAISYHPYGSPGYPYQLNDPAYRKNATRDATATLKAWLQEHRKNPYPTKGEKIMLAIITKMTLTQVSTWFANARRRLKKENKMTWAPRNKSEDEDEDDGDGERKDERSEKNLDNSEISAEDEGISLHVDTLTDHSCSAESDGEKVNSRIGDVACESGSDTKDKCEDEDHDIENDERHRGLSPKPVTSSPLTGVEAPILNHHHREDSRNSNKSCIDNRISSVPQSQTVKPKLWSLAEIATSDHKQHLGQNCPSSAGLLNSTTSTTSPAGAVYPASSILGRPIYYTSPFYSNYTNYGNFSPLQGQGILRYNSSGAAAAAVAAAANEGLTQSVLEASSMHKQQSNDSFIKSISNQIDQQFRPSNLESKKGRCHNCFE